In the Telopea speciosissima isolate NSW1024214 ecotype Mountain lineage chromosome 2, Tspe_v1, whole genome shotgun sequence genome, one interval contains:
- the LOC122649545 gene encoding protein MLN51 homolog isoform X3: MSMQVISRFRSQRRVLVEFDNNNQNQVEDEKKENEPFAVPTAGAFYMHDDRFRDNGGGRHRRTPGGRKLWESKDDRKWGHDKFEEMNSRETHYEDVRRKSKGNYRGRGKNRGMDHGYTRGSRSRGYDNSSNQNRTSKTVRGRGPRRYEPPAKNNIEPPMNQNKQSGKAGETTLNASSGRVPSNTSNVQSDTVPPRKNGFASSLSSASPPFYPSGSSNQDISVPQKRDVPSGNGSRNLSPSEMEDNYSTPHSNALLRGKNVADPIGLDRLYIDESVCTVSGKPLSNLQMQPSGTLPIITTQSLQSRAQGRGVAIPGQLSYQPTPPLNQVSRGSAQPSSVQPRPVQIPVQPLLASSQQLGQRLGSGSQASSPPKAPSRNSPEPGESESPPGSSKSRTALVGKGKGNVQGSGRGSFLYSGAQVIGANGTMGVARGDQSFPATAALLPFMQFGGQHPGGLGVPAVGMALPGYVAQPQLGFGNSEMTWVPVLAGAAGALGATYCSPYIAVDGSYRARPSGQTSSLGPSGKETSPNKPNTVWRNPQRPELVNDEFGQRQNKPRRYSEMNFGQ; the protein is encoded by the exons ATGTCGATGCAGGTGATTTCGAGGTTCAGGTCGCAGCGCCGGGTTCTGGTGGAG TTTGACAATAACAATCAGAATCAGGTGGAAGACGAGAAGAAGGAGAACGAGCCATTCGCTGTGCCGACTGCTGGTGCTTTTTACATGCATGATGACCGGTTCAGAGACAATGGTGGTGGTCGACACAG GCGCACTCCTGGTGGGCGGAAGTTGTGGGAATCAAAAGATGACCGGAAGTGGGGACATGATAAGTTCGAAGAGATGAATTCGCGGGAAACGCACTATGAAGAT GTGAGGAGAAAATCTAAAGGTAATTATCGAGGTCGTGGAAAGAACCGAGGTATGGACCATGGGTATACGAGAGGAAGCAGGTCTAGAGGTTATGACAACAGTAGCAATCAAAACCGTACTTCAAAGACGGTGAGAGGGAGAGGGCCCAGAAGGTATGAACCTCCTGCAAAGAACAACATTGAGCCTCCAATGAATCAAAACAAACA atcTGGGAAGGCAGGTGAGACAACTTTGAATGCTAGTTCAGGGAGAGTACCCTCAAACACATCAAATGTTCAATCAGATACAGTTCCTCCCAGGAAAAATGGTTTTGCGTCAAGCTTGAGTtctgcttctcctccattttatCCATCCGGCTCGTCCAATCAAGACATCTCTGTCCCACAGAAAAGGGATGTTCCATCTGGAAATGGGAGTAGGAATCTTTCACCTTCTGAAATGGAGGATAATTATTCTACACCCCACTCCAATGCATTGCTCCGAGGGAAAAATGTGGCCGATCCTATTGGCCTCGACAGGCTTTATATTGATGAGTCGGTTTGTACAGTTTCTGGGAAGCCATTAAGCAACCTGCAGATGCAGCCTTCTGGAACCTTGCCCATTATTACGACTCAGTCTCTTCAGTCCAGGGCCCAGGGAAGAGGTGTCGCTATCCCAGGACAGCTTAGTTATCAGCCAACCCCACCTCTTAACCAAGTTAGTAGAGGCTCTGCACAACCCTCTTCTGTTCAGCCAAGGCCTGTTCAAATTCCAGTCCAACCTTTGCTAGCTTCTAGTCAGCAGTTGGGTCAACGTCTAGGTAGTGGATCTCAAGCCTCTTCTCCACCTAAAGCTCCATCAAGGAATTCTCCTGAACCTGGAGAATCAGAATCTCCTCCAGGCTCAAGTAAGTCCAGGACTGCTTTAGTTGGAAAAGGGAAAGGCAATGTTCAAGGCAGTGGAAGAGGGTCTTTTCTGTACAGTGGTGCTCAGGTTATTGGAGCCAATGGTACGATGGGCGTTGCTCGTGGTGATCAAAGCTTTCCTGCAACTGCAGCACTTTTGCCTT TTATGCAATTTGGAGGTCAGCATCCTGGTGGTCTTGGAGTTCCTGCTGTTGGTATGGCGCTTCCTGGATATGTTGCGCAGCCACAACTTGGTTTTGGGAATTCTGAGATGACGTG GGTACCAGTCTTGGCTGGTGCTGCAGGGGCTTTGGGAGCTACATATTGTTCTCCTTACATTGCTGTTGATGGTAGTTATCGTGCTCGTCCATCAGGCCAGACATCTTCCTTGGGTCCATCTGG CAAAGAAACAAGTCCAAACAAACCTAATACTGTGTGGAGGAATCCTCAGAGACCTG AACTTGTAAATGATGAGTTTGGGCAACGCCAAAACAAGCCTCGTAG ATATTCGGAGATGAACTTTGGCCAGTGA